CTGTTGCAAAATCATAAAAGGCATGATATATTAATTGAGCCATCAATGATTGACGCATCAAATATTGATACATCAATGATCGAGAGCATCCAAATAATCATTAGGCAATGGCATTGTATACTGCAACATTAATCATTGGTTAACATGCGCCGTTGTTCATGATTCAGATTCACCCGGGAGGTCTAGTCATGACACGTATTGTTTCCAAAGAAGAACAAATCATCAATCTGTTGAACGTGTTGGGTAATAAAATCAGTCCCAAGTTCGAACGCTGTACAGGTATCAGTTCCTCTCGCTTTGAAATTCTGCATGAGCTGGATCAGGTAGATGAGATTAACCAATCCATGCTGCAGAAAATCATTAACATTGATAGTGCTGCGATTACACGCCACTTGAAACAG
The nucleotide sequence above comes from Paenibacillus sp. W2I17. Encoded proteins:
- a CDS encoding MarR family winged helix-turn-helix transcriptional regulator — protein: MTRIVSKEEQIINLLNVLGNKISPKFERCTGISSSRFEILHELDQVDEINQSMLQKIINIDSAAITRHLKQLEADLMVTRRKNPEDNRVTFVRLTDHGRKQIEGYKAEKTNFINQILQDFSEDEVQSLADLLERMHNNF